Within Amycolatopsis sp. cg5, the genomic segment CCCCGCGTCGACCCGCTCAAGGCCGCTTTGCTGAACGGCTCGCTCGAAGACTGGGCCGCCGTCGCCGCGGGCAGGCCACTCCCGGACGTCGCCGCGTTGCTCGCCTGCCGCCGCTTCGGCCCCGCGCTGGCCGCGGGCGCGAACCCGCTCGGCGTCGACGCCGCCGCGATCACCGGCGACCTCATCGCGGCGCTGCGCCACCGTTACCCGCCCTCGGCCGAGGACTGGCCGGAGCTCATCGCCGCGGTGCTCCGCCTGCGCGGCGAAGGCGTCGCCGCGCCGGGCGCCACTGTGGACACTCTCGATCTTGCCGAGCGGCGGCTGCGCGCCCGGTTACCCGACGATTACCGCGAATTCCTGCGCACATCTGACGGACTGCCCGCCGACGTGACCTTCCCGCGGCTGCTTTCGACGGCGGAACTCTGGGCCAGGGACGAGGTCGTCGTGCTCAGCGAACCCGCGGTGCTGACGCTCGCCCGCACGGGTCACGTCGTCGAGTACGACCCGGAGCTCGGCACGACCGTCCACACCGGCTTCCGCGCGCTCATGGAGCACCACCTCAGCCTGCTCACCTGACGAACTCACCCCCAGATCCCCGGGATAAAGCCCGCTAAACTCCCCGGGATAAAGCAGGCTTTATCCCGCTGGCGAGCCCCACGCCGCCAACCTGATCCAGGCTCCCAAGCCCCTGTATGAAGGCTCCCTTCATCCACGCGGGCTGTATGAAGGCTCCCTTCATGCAGCCAGGCTGTATGAAGGCTCCCCTCATACAGCCAGACTTGTATGAAGGCTCCCTTCATACGGCCAGAGTGGATGAAGGCTCCCTTCATACAACCCACGCTGGATGAAGGGAGCCTTCATACAGCTCAAGGCCAGGAGAAAGCGCATCCCACCAGGGCAAGCTTGCGCAGAAGTCTCCAGCACGCGCGGGATAAAGCCCGCTAAACATCGCGAGATAAAGCAGGCTTTATCCCGCTGGCGAAGCCCCGCGCGGGGGGTCAGTCCTTGGCGCGCTTTTGGCGCTCGGTGTACTCGCGCATCCGCTTCGGGTAGCCGACGCGGGCGACCTCGTACACCGGCATCTGGCGTTTCTTGCCGAAGGCCTGCGCGGCCTCCAGGCTTTCGATGCGCCGCCGGGTCCACTCACCGTCGTGTGCGATCAACACCACGGTTGTCTCCGTCACGGTCGTCCGAGGCTCCACGTAGGCCTCGACGCCCTGCCGGGACGCGGCCCACTCCTCGAGGTGACGGGTGTCGCCGGACGTGGCTTTCCGCAGCGTACCGGCCTTTTGACCGTCCTTGCCGCGCCTGCGCAGCGAGTCGAAGAGACCCACCTCGACCACCTCACCTCTCGTCACCGTCTACCACCCATTATCCCGACGCACGGGTGTGCCCGGTGTGGGACACCCGGCTCGTTCGCACCAATGGCGGACGTAGTGACAAGATGGCGTACGTCCGCGCGCGCGAAGATCGCGTGCGCGCGACCGTAGAAGCTTCACCCCCGATGCTTGCCGAGGAGTTTTCACCGTGACCGACACCTCCGCCGACCTTGTGATCCTTGGTGGCGGATCGGGCGGCTATGCCGCCGCGTTCCGCGCGGCCGAGCTGGGCCTTTCCGTCATCCTGATCGAGAAGGACAAGCTGGGCGGGACGTGCCTCCACCGAGGCTGCATCCCCACCAAAGCACTGTTGCACGCGGCCGAGGTTGCCGACGAGACCCGTGAGGCCGAGTCCGTCGGTGTGAAGGCGGTCTTCGAGGGCATCGACATCGCCGGGGTCAACAAGTACAAGGACACGATCATCGCCCGGCTGTACAAGGGCCTGCAGGGCCTGGCCAAGGCGCACAAGGTGCAGCTGGTCGAGGGCACCGGCACCTTCGCGGGCGGCACCACGGTCGAAGTCGACGGCACCCGCTACACCGGCAAGAACGTCATCCTCGCCACCGGTTCGTACTCGCGCACGCTGCCCGGCCTCGAGCTCGGCGGCCGCGTGATCGCCAGCGAGCAGGCGCTCGCGCTCGACTTCGTGCCGAAGAAGGTCGTCGTGCTCGGCGGCGGCGTCATCGGCGTCGAGTTCGCCAGCGTGTGGGCGTCGTTCGGCGTCGAGGTGACGATCGTCGAGGCGCTGCCCCGGCTCGTCCCGAACGAGGACGAGTACATCTCGAAGCAGCTCGAGCGCGCGTTCCGCCGCCGCAAGATCGCCTTCAAGACCGGCGTCCGGTTCACCGGCGTCAAGCAGGACGACAACGGCGTCGCCGTTTCGCTGGAGTCCGGCGAGACCCTCGAGGCCGACCTGCTGCTGGTCGCCGTCGGCCGCGGCCCCAACTCCGCCGGCCACGGTTACGAGGAAGCGGGCGTCACCATCGACCGCGGCTTCGTGCTCACCAACGACCGCCTGCAGACCAACCTGCCGAACGTCTACGCCGTCGGCGACATCGTGCCCGGCCTGCAGCTCGCGCACCGCGGCTTCCAGCAGGGCATCTTCGTCGCCGAGGAGATCGCGGGCCTCGAGCCGCGCGTGATCGACGAGGCCGGTATCCCGCGCGTCACCTACTCGCACCCCGAGGTCGCCTCGGTCGGGCTCACCGAGTCGCAGGCCAAGGACAAGTACGGCGCGGAGGTCACCACCTTCACCTACGACCTCGGCGGCAACGGCAAGAGCCAGATCCTCAAGACCTCGGGCGGCGTGAAGCTGATCAAGGCGCCGGACGGCCCCGTCGTCGGCGTGCACATGGTCGGCGACCGCGTCGGCGAGCTGATCGGCGAAGCGCAGCTCATCTACAGCTGGGAGGCCTTCCCGGAGGACGTCGCCCCGCTCATCCACGCCCACCCCACCCAGACCGAGGCCCTCGGCGAAGCATTCCTTGCCCTCGCGGGCAAGCCGCTCCACGTGCACAGCTGACGTCTTAAGAAAACCCAGACCACACAAGAACCTTTCAAGGGAGTCAGCGAACGATGGCCTACTCCGTCACACTGCCGGAGCTCGGGGAGAGCGTCACCGAGGGCACTGTCACTCGGTGGTTGAAGCAGGAGGGCGACTCGGTCGAGGTCGACGAGCCGCTACTGGAGATCTCCACCGACAAGGTCGACACCGAGGTGCCGTCCCCGGTCGCGGGCAAGGTCGTGAAGATCAGCGCCCAGGAAGACGAGACCGTCGAGGTCGGCGGCGTGCTCGCGATCATCGATGACGGCACCGGCGGCGTCGAGGCTTCGGCGCCCGCGCCCGCCGAGGCGCCCGCCGCCCAGCCCGAGCCGGAGCCCGAGGCCGCCGCACCGGCGCAGGCCGAGGCGCCCG encodes:
- a CDS encoding SMI1/KNR4 family protein, with translation MRDVLTASETQVDARIGHAVLLAASAGAATDADRLVLAWAQVTERPVSLLAQGHVRARAFAMWFEARGERPSWAEALVPLDLDAEEAAHDAYLKRAGESTLATLVSMIETPRVDPLKAALLNGSLEDWAAVAAGRPLPDVAALLACRRFGPALAAGANPLGVDAAAITGDLIAALRHRYPPSAEDWPELIAAVLRLRGEGVAAPGATVDTLDLAERRLRARLPDDYREFLRTSDGLPADVTFPRLLSTAELWARDEVVVLSEPAVLTLARTGHVVEYDPELGTTVHTGFRALMEHHLSLLT
- a CDS encoding oxidoreductase; translation: MVEVGLFDSLRRRGKDGQKAGTLRKATSGDTRHLEEWAASRQGVEAYVEPRTTVTETTVVLIAHDGEWTRRRIESLEAAQAFGKKRQMPVYEVARVGYPKRMREYTERQKRAKD
- the lpdA gene encoding dihydrolipoyl dehydrogenase, with the translated sequence MTDTSADLVILGGGSGGYAAAFRAAELGLSVILIEKDKLGGTCLHRGCIPTKALLHAAEVADETREAESVGVKAVFEGIDIAGVNKYKDTIIARLYKGLQGLAKAHKVQLVEGTGTFAGGTTVEVDGTRYTGKNVILATGSYSRTLPGLELGGRVIASEQALALDFVPKKVVVLGGGVIGVEFASVWASFGVEVTIVEALPRLVPNEDEYISKQLERAFRRRKIAFKTGVRFTGVKQDDNGVAVSLESGETLEADLLLVAVGRGPNSAGHGYEEAGVTIDRGFVLTNDRLQTNLPNVYAVGDIVPGLQLAHRGFQQGIFVAEEIAGLEPRVIDEAGIPRVTYSHPEVASVGLTESQAKDKYGAEVTTFTYDLGGNGKSQILKTSGGVKLIKAPDGPVVGVHMVGDRVGELIGEAQLIYSWEAFPEDVAPLIHAHPTQTEALGEAFLALAGKPLHVHS